In Alteromonas mediterranea DE, a single genomic region encodes these proteins:
- a CDS encoding urease accessory protein UreD: MKQEFAYEKLSGASSSVNKASAFKGLKNKWLASLFLEFAIKSNVSQLVKTSRRGPLNVQKAFYPEGKDCAHVYLLHPPAGIVSGDELNIEVCIQDSAHALITTPGANRFYRARTNLAIGDSKQTQISNIKVLGKGICENFPLETIVYEGADAINQLDLKLSSQAHYIGWDISCLGLPAAGQPFKKGRFTQLNRVFIDGKLNFHDRINLTPNNNVCAHVAGLNNHSVFATMLAHAPKVRINVNEKSQLVDRLREQIAHTDGIDKPSQKVSVTYIRDLLVVRYLGDHAEECKAIFTSIWKTIRPIYIQKEANVPRIWLT, encoded by the coding sequence ATGAAACAAGAGTTTGCGTATGAAAAATTATCGGGTGCATCAAGTTCTGTAAATAAGGCCAGTGCATTCAAAGGTCTCAAAAATAAGTGGTTGGCTAGCTTATTCTTAGAATTTGCCATAAAAAGCAATGTGTCTCAGCTAGTTAAAACTAGCCGTCGCGGGCCTTTAAATGTGCAAAAGGCATTTTATCCTGAAGGTAAAGATTGTGCGCATGTTTACTTGCTTCACCCTCCTGCAGGCATTGTTTCGGGTGATGAACTCAACATTGAAGTTTGTATTCAAGATTCAGCGCATGCGCTTATTACAACGCCAGGCGCCAATCGTTTTTACCGAGCAAGAACCAATTTAGCAATCGGCGACAGTAAGCAAACACAAATAAGCAACATTAAGGTGTTGGGCAAGGGTATTTGTGAAAACTTTCCACTCGAAACTATCGTTTATGAAGGCGCAGACGCAATTAACCAGTTGGACTTAAAGTTGAGTTCACAAGCACATTATATTGGCTGGGATATAAGTTGCTTAGGGTTACCCGCTGCTGGTCAGCCATTTAAGAAAGGCCGGTTTACTCAGCTAAATCGAGTGTTTATCGACGGTAAACTTAATTTTCATGACCGAATTAATCTGACACCAAATAACAATGTTTGTGCACACGTAGCGGGGCTCAATAACCACTCCGTTTTTGCCACTATGTTGGCCCATGCGCCGAAAGTACGCATAAATGTAAATGAGAAAAGTCAGTTGGTAGATCGCTTAAGAGAACAAATTGCACATACAGATGGCATCGACAAACCTAGCCAGAAAGTGAGCGTGACTTACATAAGAGACCTATTAGTAGTGCGATACCTAGGCGACCATGCTGAAGAGTGCAAAGCCATATTCACCAGTATTTGGAAAACAATCAGGCCAATTTACATCCAAAAAGAAGCTAATGTTCCTCGTATTTGGCTTACTTAA
- the urtE gene encoding urea ABC transporter ATP-binding subunit UrtE, whose translation MIELQNIDQQYSGTQILWDANLKIEKGSRTVIMGRNGVGKTTLLNVIMGLLPISGGKLTINNKDMSKASVESRPEIGVGYVPQGRHIFPQLTVEENLKISLNCKRQTSKTIPEHIFELFPVLKEMLHRRGGDLSGGQQQQLAIARALVLNPDILILDEPNEGIQPNIVQLIRDVLLKLNKEQGLTIVLVEQKLPFARAVGETFALMEKGQVIATGDMPDLNDELVSKYLAV comes from the coding sequence ATGATAGAACTACAGAATATTGATCAACAATATAGCGGTACTCAAATTCTTTGGGATGCGAACCTGAAAATAGAAAAGGGTTCTCGAACTGTAATTATGGGCCGAAATGGTGTTGGCAAAACTACGTTGCTAAACGTCATTATGGGGCTGTTGCCAATAAGCGGTGGCAAGCTCACGATTAACAATAAAGATATGTCTAAAGCCTCGGTAGAGTCGCGACCAGAGATAGGTGTAGGCTATGTACCCCAGGGGCGTCATATTTTTCCTCAGCTAACCGTTGAAGAAAATTTGAAGATAAGTTTAAACTGCAAAAGGCAAACTAGTAAGACCATACCTGAGCATATATTTGAACTCTTCCCTGTGTTAAAGGAAATGTTGCACAGACGAGGGGGGGACTTGTCGGGCGGACAACAACAACAGTTAGCGATAGCTCGAGCGTTGGTGTTAAACCCTGATATTTTGATATTGGATGAACCTAACGAAGGTATCCAACCAAATATTGTCCAGCTCATTAGGGATGTGTTGTTAAAGCTAAATAAAGAGCAAGGGCTAACCATTGTGTTAGTAGAGCAAAAGCTTCCCTTCGCAAGAGCGGTGGGTGAAACTTTTGCATTGATGGAAAAAGGTCAGGTAATTGCTACAGGTGATATGCCGGATTTAAACGACGAACTTGTTAGTAAGTATTTAGCCGTATAG
- the urtD gene encoding urea ABC transporter ATP-binding protein UrtD has product MTTQTTKSPQFANKAPQLVGKHPDTRHGVILYVEDVNLSFDGFKALNNLNLYINKGELRCLIGANGAGKTTLMDVITGKTRPDSGKVNFGQNIDLLGMDESEIALAGIGRKFQKPTVFEALSVFENIELSLAGDKGIWASLFHKLSPEQKDSIDNILRTIGLVNEAYYPAGRLSHGQKQWLEIGMLLAADPKLLLVDEPVAGMTGQETERTAELLTSLAGERSVVVVEHDMAFVRSIARQVTVLHQGSVLAEGTMNDIQSNPEVIRVYLGEETDH; this is encoded by the coding sequence ATGACTACTCAAACTACTAAGAGTCCTCAATTTGCTAATAAAGCTCCGCAGCTAGTTGGCAAGCACCCAGATACGCGCCATGGTGTAATTCTATACGTTGAAGATGTAAACCTAAGTTTTGATGGTTTTAAGGCGCTTAACAACTTGAACCTCTATATCAACAAAGGTGAATTACGATGCCTGATAGGGGCGAACGGTGCGGGCAAAACCACGTTAATGGATGTTATTACAGGGAAGACGCGGCCTGATTCGGGCAAAGTTAATTTCGGACAGAATATAGACTTACTTGGTATGGATGAGTCTGAAATCGCGTTGGCAGGTATTGGGCGTAAATTTCAAAAGCCTACCGTGTTTGAAGCCTTAAGTGTATTTGAGAATATAGAGTTGAGTTTGGCTGGTGACAAAGGTATTTGGGCATCTTTGTTTCATAAACTTTCCCCAGAGCAAAAAGACAGCATTGATAACATCCTGCGAACTATAGGGTTAGTAAATGAAGCCTATTATCCCGCAGGCCGATTGTCCCATGGGCAAAAGCAATGGCTTGAAATAGGTATGTTATTGGCTGCCGATCCCAAATTGCTATTAGTTGATGAGCCAGTAGCAGGCATGACGGGGCAAGAAACGGAACGCACCGCTGAACTTCTAACATCATTAGCGGGCGAACGCTCAGTGGTGGTAGTCGAGCATGATATGGCGTTTGTTCGCTCAATTGCTCGCCAAGTTACTGTGCTGCATCAAGGCTCTGTACTTGCGGAAGGTACCATGAATGATATCCAGTCGAACCCAGAAGTTATTCGAGTATATTTAGGCGAAGAAACTGATCATTAA
- the urtC gene encoding urea ABC transporter permease subunit UrtC has protein sequence MTILSNVFQEKFKALSNLHVVVSVLFLSTAYVTFCNLVFADGALLHVSDYTVSLLGKYLCYALLALAVDLVWGYCGVLSLGHGAFFTLGGYAMGMYLMRQIGDRGVYGNPDLPDFMVFLNWTEIPWFWAGSSSAIWMVVMVFLGPGLLAFIFGTLAFRSRVSGVYLSIMTQAMTYALMLAFFRNEMGFGGNNGLTDFKEIFSFSLQNPSTKLALFVATAIALAVGYAISHFIVSSKMGRVITATRDAESRVRFVGYKPEHYKVWIFVVSAMLAGLAGALYVPQVGIINPGEFSPLNSIEMVVWVAIGGRCTLYGAIIGAIVVSYAKTRFTAIMPEAWLFALGGLFVLVTLLLPKGIAGLLPNIFDKLSMFNSGPTTSKEEAPYHVGSKKELE, from the coding sequence ATGACTATTTTATCAAACGTTTTTCAAGAGAAGTTTAAAGCGCTAAGCAACCTTCATGTAGTGGTGAGCGTCTTATTTCTATCAACGGCTTACGTAACTTTTTGTAATCTGGTTTTCGCTGACGGTGCTTTGTTACACGTTAGTGACTACACAGTAAGTCTTTTAGGAAAGTATTTGTGCTATGCACTTTTGGCCTTAGCCGTAGACCTAGTATGGGGTTACTGTGGCGTGCTTAGCTTAGGGCACGGAGCCTTTTTTACACTCGGTGGGTACGCCATGGGCATGTATCTTATGCGCCAAATTGGTGACAGAGGTGTTTATGGTAATCCCGACCTTCCAGATTTCATGGTTTTTCTAAATTGGACGGAAATTCCTTGGTTTTGGGCGGGAAGTAGCAGTGCAATTTGGATGGTTGTGATGGTGTTTCTAGGGCCTGGGTTGCTTGCCTTTATTTTTGGAACACTGGCATTTAGATCGCGAGTAAGTGGGGTGTATCTATCTATTATGACTCAAGCAATGACATACGCGTTGATGTTGGCCTTTTTTAGAAATGAAATGGGATTTGGTGGCAATAATGGACTAACCGATTTTAAAGAAATATTTAGTTTCTCTTTGCAAAACCCCAGTACCAAACTTGCGTTATTTGTTGCTACAGCTATTGCATTAGCAGTTGGTTACGCCATTAGTCACTTTATAGTTTCTTCAAAAATGGGAAGAGTTATTACCGCTACGCGAGATGCAGAAAGCCGCGTTCGTTTCGTAGGATATAAGCCAGAGCATTATAAAGTATGGATATTCGTTGTATCTGCAATGCTAGCCGGTTTAGCTGGTGCCCTTTATGTTCCGCAAGTTGGCATTATAAATCCTGGTGAGTTTTCTCCGCTCAACTCAATAGAAATGGTGGTGTGGGTTGCGATTGGCGGACGCTGCACTCTTTATGGTGCGATCATCGGAGCTATTGTAGTGAGTTACGCGAAAACCCGATTCACCGCTATTATGCCAGAAGCTTGGCTTTTCGCTCTCGGAGGCCTATTTGTATTGGTCACGCTGTTACTTCCAAAGGGTATAGCCGGTTTGCTACCTAATATCTTCGACAAACTATCAATGTTTAATAGTGGGCCTACAACGTCAAAAGAAGAAGCACCCTACCATGTAGGTAGTAAAAAGGAATTAGAATGA
- the urtB gene encoding urea ABC transporter permease subunit UrtB: protein MIRTHTRWVSWLFICLICLCKAPVYAQTADVQTVQPSNENDAALYSLAAKLPSAKLNQMESLVTEISQVLHPKTREILSLVLNGDLYYIKSNRLLVAAIKVGKEYELTDVLHDSELASVKKSKIRKVRTNNRLRGLIRSAIAVLDLNSPNKDVRLQAVKQLLDNPSTMGLDAITLRLDKEEDPEVSELMNVVLSLNQLKTGEHQAKLVAVSDLESSLQPEVRNTMANILRELPQSQRNAQEAELAAALNEVIKNIDAKRSRYGFIENVFFGLSLGSVLLLAAIGLAITFGVMGVINMAHGEMIMLGAYTTYVIQITFPSLIEYSLLMAIPAAFLVSGFVGVLIERGVIRFLKGRPLETLLATFGVSLILQQLVRTVFSPLNRQVQAPEWMTGSWVINPVFSLTYNRLYIIIFSLVVFFTLMLILKKSSLGLHVRAVSQNRDMARALSIKSDWVDAATFGLGSGIAGVAGVVLSQLTNVGPNLGQAYIIDSFLVVVFGGVGNLWGTLVAAMSLGTINKFLEPITGSVLANIIVLVGLVLFIQKRPKGLFPQKGRSAD, encoded by the coding sequence ATGATTCGAACGCACACCCGGTGGGTTAGTTGGTTATTCATCTGCTTAATATGCTTGTGTAAAGCACCTGTATATGCACAAACAGCAGATGTTCAGACCGTTCAACCTAGCAATGAGAATGACGCTGCACTTTATTCACTCGCAGCTAAATTGCCAAGCGCGAAGTTGAACCAAATGGAATCTTTGGTAACAGAAATTAGCCAAGTTCTTCACCCAAAAACCCGAGAAATATTGTCACTAGTGTTGAACGGTGACTTGTACTATATCAAATCAAATAGGCTGCTTGTTGCCGCTATAAAGGTAGGTAAAGAGTACGAACTAACTGATGTATTGCATGACTCAGAACTCGCATCGGTTAAAAAGTCGAAAATTAGAAAGGTACGCACAAACAACCGACTGCGGGGTTTAATCCGAAGTGCTATCGCTGTACTAGACTTAAATTCCCCTAATAAGGATGTACGTCTACAAGCCGTAAAGCAGTTACTCGACAATCCGTCCACGATGGGGTTAGACGCTATCACGCTACGGCTTGATAAAGAAGAAGACCCAGAAGTGTCAGAATTAATGAATGTGGTGCTTTCATTAAACCAGCTAAAAACGGGTGAGCATCAAGCCAAACTAGTTGCTGTTAGTGATTTAGAAAGTAGTCTGCAGCCTGAAGTGCGAAATACCATGGCAAATATATTAAGGGAATTGCCACAAAGTCAGCGCAATGCGCAAGAAGCAGAACTAGCTGCGGCGCTCAATGAAGTCATTAAAAATATAGACGCAAAGCGCAGCCGCTACGGATTTATTGAAAATGTATTTTTTGGATTAAGTTTAGGCTCAGTATTATTGTTAGCTGCAATTGGCTTAGCAATTACTTTTGGCGTGATGGGTGTAATTAACATGGCGCACGGCGAAATGATTATGCTGGGCGCTTATACTACATATGTCATACAAATTACTTTTCCGTCCCTTATCGAATATTCGCTATTAATGGCTATTCCCGCTGCCTTTTTAGTTTCGGGGTTTGTGGGGGTATTAATTGAGCGAGGCGTAATTCGCTTCTTAAAAGGGCGCCCGTTAGAGACATTATTAGCTACGTTCGGCGTATCTTTAATACTTCAGCAATTAGTGCGTACGGTTTTTTCTCCACTTAATAGACAGGTGCAGGCGCCTGAATGGATGACGGGATCTTGGGTTATAAATCCCGTCTTTTCGTTAACCTACAATCGGCTATACATCATTATATTTTCGCTCGTTGTGTTTTTTACACTGATGTTAATCCTTAAAAAATCATCATTAGGTTTGCACGTTCGCGCTGTATCACAAAACAGGGACATGGCACGCGCGCTTAGTATAAAAAGTGACTGGGTAGATGCTGCTACCTTTGGTTTAGGTTCGGGTATTGCGGGTGTAGCGGGTGTAGTGCTTAGTCAATTGACCAACGTCGGACCAAACCTAGGTCAGGCCTACATTATCGATTCATTTTTAGTCGTTGTATTTGGTGGAGTAGGCAACTTGTGGGGAACGTTAGTTGCGGCTATGTCACTCGGTACAATTAATAAATTTCTTGAACCTATTACGGGGTCTGTGCTGGCAAATATTATCGTGCTGGTAGGCTTGGTATTGTTTATCCAAAAACGTCCGAAAGGCTTATTCCCACAAAAGGGTAGGAGCGCAGACTAA
- the urtA gene encoding urea ABC transporter substrate-binding protein produces MKFKKIALASTIIVSTFCSQIVLAADTIKVGVLHSLSGTMAISETTLKDTVLMMIEEQNKAGGILGKKLEAVVVDPASNWPLFAEKTRELLAQEKVDVIFGCWTSVSRKSVLPVIEELNGLLFYPVQYEGEESSKNVFYTGAAPNQQAIPAVDYLMNDIGATRWVLAGTDYVYPRTTNKILKEYLNAKGVKDEDILINYTPFGHSDWQGIVSEIKKFGSTGKKTAVVSTINGDANIPFYKELGNQGISAEDIPVVAFSVGEEELSGFDAAPLVGHLAAWNYFQSVESDENDEFIEGWQRYIGDDERVTNDPMEATYIGFKMWAKAVEKAGTTDVDEVEQAMIGIAVPNLTGSIAVMNANHHLSKPVLIGEIQEDGQFEVVWETPDTVIGDAWSDFLPSSKNLMSDWTAPLRCGNFDVTTGKCSG; encoded by the coding sequence ATGAAATTTAAAAAGATCGCCCTCGCCAGCACAATTATAGTTAGTACATTTTGCTCTCAAATCGTGTTAGCGGCAGATACTATTAAAGTAGGTGTACTACATTCGCTGTCGGGCACCATGGCAATATCAGAAACAACATTGAAAGACACAGTGTTGATGATGATTGAAGAACAGAATAAAGCGGGCGGTATCCTGGGTAAAAAGCTAGAAGCTGTGGTAGTTGACCCCGCGTCAAACTGGCCGCTGTTTGCAGAAAAAACTCGGGAGTTACTGGCACAGGAAAAGGTCGATGTGATTTTCGGTTGCTGGACGTCAGTGTCAAGAAAATCCGTATTGCCCGTAATTGAAGAGCTCAACGGCTTGTTGTTCTACCCTGTGCAATACGAAGGGGAAGAGTCTTCGAAGAATGTGTTCTACACAGGCGCAGCGCCTAACCAGCAAGCTATACCAGCGGTAGATTATTTAATGAATGATATCGGTGCTACTCGTTGGGTTCTAGCAGGAACTGATTATGTATACCCACGCACGACAAACAAGATATTAAAAGAGTATCTGAATGCGAAAGGCGTTAAAGACGAAGACATTCTTATTAACTACACCCCATTTGGTCATTCTGACTGGCAAGGTATTGTTTCTGAGATCAAAAAGTTCGGCTCAACAGGCAAGAAGACTGCTGTGGTTTCTACAATTAACGGCGATGCGAACATTCCATTTTACAAAGAATTAGGCAACCAAGGCATTTCTGCAGAAGATATTCCAGTGGTGGCATTCTCTGTAGGTGAAGAAGAGCTTTCGGGCTTTGATGCAGCGCCTCTTGTTGGACATCTTGCTGCTTGGAATTACTTCCAAAGTGTTGAATCAGATGAAAATGATGAATTTATCGAAGGTTGGCAACGCTACATTGGTGATGATGAACGTGTAACGAATGACCCAATGGAAGCAACTTATATTGGCTTCAAAATGTGGGCAAAAGCGGTAGAAAAAGCAGGCACTACAGATGTAGACGAAGTAGAGCAAGCGATGATCGGTATCGCAGTGCCAAATCTCACAGGAAGCATTGCAGTTATGAATGCAAACCATCACCTATCGAAGCCCGTGCTAATTGGCGAAATTCAAGAAGATGGTCAATTTGAAGTGGTTTGGGAAACACCAGATACAGTGATTGGTGATGCGTGGTCAGACTTTCTACCGAGTTCAAAAAACCTCATGTCGGACTGGACTGCACCACTTCGTTGCGGAAATTTTGATGTGACGACAGGTAAATGCTCGGGTTAG
- a CDS encoding outer membrane beta-barrel protein, translating into MKLAQTLKPAAAVGFIALSLTGTAHADDKFKLTDSLSVTGFIDMSWSSVDVEGVGTEQSSGLDQFEIDFLYSFDSKFSAQVDLEYQDNGTGEEVDIEQAFISYAVSENFSVKAGRFLSYTGWETEEPTGLYQYSGTGYAAYFYGGYQQGVSGFYKGNGYQVALSLVNDLGDLEGENRDTDHPAFEAMLAVTPTEATIAKAFYSSDKLDGTDETTTLVNLWAAYIEGSLTLAVEYNTSENAPAYAYRYGIDSEASGYLIMGNYAMNDFAITLRYHDYAIDDASGAEVEDGSAITIAPSYTFTKNLWVVFEYRMGEQNGVDVDLMALEALVTF; encoded by the coding sequence ATGAAACTAGCCCAAACATTAAAACCAGCCGCGGCCGTTGGATTTATCGCTTTGAGTCTCACAGGTACGGCGCACGCGGACGATAAATTTAAATTAACTGACAGTCTTTCGGTTACTGGCTTTATTGATATGTCGTGGTCGTCAGTTGACGTTGAAGGAGTTGGCACCGAACAGTCATCCGGTTTAGATCAATTCGAAATAGATTTTCTTTATAGTTTTGACAGTAAGTTTTCAGCGCAAGTTGACTTGGAATACCAAGACAACGGAACTGGAGAGGAAGTCGACATTGAACAAGCTTTTATTTCCTACGCAGTATCAGAAAATTTTAGTGTAAAAGCAGGACGTTTTCTTAGTTATACAGGTTGGGAAACGGAAGAACCAACGGGTCTCTATCAGTACTCAGGAACTGGCTATGCCGCATACTTTTACGGTGGTTATCAGCAGGGAGTTTCAGGTTTTTACAAGGGAAATGGCTACCAAGTTGCCTTGTCATTGGTTAACGATTTAGGGGACTTAGAAGGTGAGAACAGGGATACAGATCATCCTGCGTTTGAAGCAATGTTAGCAGTTACGCCCACTGAAGCCACAATTGCAAAAGCTTTTTATTCAAGCGACAAGCTCGACGGAACAGATGAAACTACCACACTGGTAAATTTGTGGGCCGCGTATATAGAAGGCTCTCTCACCCTTGCCGTTGAATATAACACTTCAGAAAACGCTCCAGCTTATGCCTATCGCTATGGCATCGATTCAGAAGCCTCTGGTTACTTAATCATGGGCAATTACGCAATGAACGATTTTGCTATTACTTTACGTTATCACGACTATGCAATCGATGATGCAAGTGGCGCAGAAGTAGAAGATGGCAGCGCTATCACGATTGCACCAAGCTATACCTTTACCAAAAACCTATGGGTGGTATTTGAATACCGAATGGGTGAACAAAATGGGGTAGATGTAGACCTTATGGCCCTTGAAGCACTAGTTACTTTCTAA